Part of the Cohnella candidum genome, GCAGCAGCAAAAAAACCGAGATGCCGCCCGCAAGCAGGATGGAAGTGACCACCAGTTGAACCGTCGCCGCCGCGCCCGCCCAAATTCCGTAAGCGCCGAACCATTTCACGTCTCCCGCGCCCATCCCGCCGAACCTATGGAGCAGCAGCAGCGGAAGGAACCCGGCGGCTCCGCCGCCCGCTGCGTGCAAGGCCCCCGCCCATCCATCGGATACGGCATGATACAAGAACCCGCCGGCCGCAAAGCCCGAGGTCAGCACATTCGGGATTCGCATGCGGCGAAGATCCGTCCAACTGGCTGCCGCGGTCAGGACCATAAGGGCGACGGTAATCCGAACATCCAACTTTCTCTCCCCCTTACTTGCGTTCGACCCGGAAAGGCATCGAGAAACTCGCTCCGCCTTCTCCTCGGACCGTCCAGTTCCATTCGCCGGACGTCGTGTTGCCCGAGACGTGCCATGTCCACGAAATCCTGCCGGATCCGTCTGCGACGGCTTGCCCCAAGTGCTTGGCCTGGCTGTTTCCGCTTTTGTAGAGAACGGACAA contains:
- a CDS encoding A24 family peptidase, with the protein product MDVRITVALMVLTAAASWTDLRRMRIPNVLTSGFAAGGFLYHAVSDGWAGALHAAGGGAAGFLPLLLLHRFGGMGAGDVKWFGAYGIWAGAAATVQLVVTSILLAGGISVFLLLLRLRMIRRWGRRLPWPWGRHPAESGKGAAFPFMLAVAPSVIALLSGAGVIAF